Proteins from a genomic interval of Desulfoplanes formicivorans:
- a CDS encoding TVP38/TMEM64 family protein, whose protein sequence is MRIALCGLVVVILACFLIKPVRDTIEQLFFLFGMYDVAYIKGYIVSFGIWAPVISFCLMLFQSVIAPLPAFLITFANAALFGWIKGAILSWSSAMAGAALCFFLAKWLGRGFVERMTSKLALEGIDDFFKQYGQYTILIARLLPFISFDIVSYAAGLTSMSFWPFFWATGLGQLPATLIYSYAGEMLVGGTQKFVMGLLILFALSILTILLKKITSRPKTEKIQTQS, encoded by the coding sequence ATGCGCATAGCCCTTTGTGGCCTTGTGGTTGTCATTCTTGCCTGTTTTCTCATCAAACCCGTTCGGGATACCATTGAACAGCTGTTTTTCCTCTTTGGCATGTACGATGTGGCCTATATAAAGGGCTACATTGTTTCTTTCGGCATCTGGGCACCTGTGATCTCCTTTTGCCTCATGCTTTTCCAGTCAGTTATCGCCCCTTTGCCCGCCTTTTTGATTACTTTTGCCAATGCGGCACTGTTCGGATGGATCAAGGGAGCCATCCTCTCCTGGTCCAGCGCCATGGCCGGTGCAGCCCTCTGCTTTTTCCTGGCCAAATGGCTTGGCAGAGGATTTGTCGAACGGATGACCTCCAAGCTGGCCCTGGAGGGCATTGATGATTTTTTCAAACAATATGGGCAGTACACCATCCTCATTGCCCGCCTGCTGCCCTTTATCTCCTTTGATATTGTCAGCTATGCCGCAGGTCTCACGTCCATGAGCTTCTGGCCCTTTTTCTGGGCCACCGGACTGGGACAGCTTCCGGCCACGCTGATCTATTCCTATGCAGGGGAAATGCTTGTGGGCGGCACCCAGAAATTTGTCATGGGGCTTTTGATACTCTTCGCCCTGAGCATCTTGACCATTTTATTGAAAAAAATAACAAGCCGACCCAAAACAGAAAAGATTCAGACTCAGAGTTAA
- a CDS encoding sulfurtransferase, with product MKKKTCMLIAGVAIAALLAFMAKTKWGDSNAPHQTGPVEIPEFVTQGDIFITPDELYAKLGSKDIVILDASHPRGYAKGHIPGAISIGFKGLSDCTGKPGDKGWGTILPKEKLKAKLESLGVDNTKTVVAYSDIFKGPGGGGRAVWQMKLAGFENARLLYGGLAMWKQKGYPLSTTRTTPVPATGLVLKDYDTSFQADQAYVYDNLDTLKIVDVRSLKEYTGEDTSRGEARGGHIAGSKWLEWTALLTPDAGVKSAQEIKQIMAGVGIHPEDDFVLY from the coding sequence TTGAAGAAAAAAACGTGTATGCTCATTGCAGGAGTTGCCATTGCCGCACTCCTGGCCTTTATGGCCAAAACCAAATGGGGAGATTCCAATGCCCCCCACCAAACGGGCCCGGTGGAAATTCCCGAATTTGTGACCCAGGGAGATATTTTTATCACTCCGGACGAGCTTTACGCCAAACTGGGTTCCAAGGATATTGTCATTCTGGATGCCAGCCATCCCAGAGGCTATGCCAAGGGACATATTCCAGGAGCCATCAGCATTGGATTCAAGGGGTTGTCGGATTGTACCGGAAAACCCGGCGACAAGGGATGGGGAACCATTCTGCCCAAGGAAAAACTTAAAGCAAAACTTGAATCCCTGGGCGTGGACAATACCAAAACAGTGGTGGCCTATTCCGATATTTTCAAAGGCCCAGGTGGCGGCGGCCGGGCCGTCTGGCAGATGAAACTGGCTGGCTTTGAAAATGCCCGGCTGTTATACGGTGGGCTGGCCATGTGGAAACAAAAGGGCTACCCCCTCTCCACCACCCGCACCACCCCGGTCCCTGCCACAGGACTGGTGCTCAAGGATTACGACACATCCTTTCAGGCCGACCAGGCCTATGTTTATGACAACCTGGACACCCTCAAGATTGTGGATGTCAGATCCCTGAAGGAGTATACCGGTGAGGACACCTCCAGGGGAGAGGCCAGGGGCGGTCATATTGCAGGGTCAAAATGGCTGGAATGGACCGCACTTCTCACCCCTGATGCTGGCGTCAAATCCGCCCAGGAGATCAAGCAGATCATGGCCGGGGTGGGCATCCACCCGGAAGATGATTTTGTCCTCTACTGA